A section of the Actinomycetota bacterium genome encodes:
- a CDS encoding SURF1 family protein yields the protein MFRFLLRPRWIGLTLFAVVVVGVCVRLGLWQLDRLEGRRDFNDRYASGLARAPRPLEDLLRDGGALAYRRAIAIGRYDTEHEVILYGRSLDGQAGNHVLTPLVLADGRAVVVDRGWVPFEMDEPPVAGAAPPGETDVEVEGTLFAPQPGGAGEIQAGMDRVTTMRSVDVDAIARDVSYDLVPWFLQLRSQTPGGGDLPVPAPLPELDDGPHLSYAFQWFAFATIAAVGYVILVRHEVADRSATASGSGVGPG from the coding sequence ATGTTCCGCTTCCTGCTGCGTCCGCGCTGGATCGGACTGACGCTGTTCGCGGTCGTCGTCGTCGGGGTGTGCGTGCGGCTCGGGCTCTGGCAGCTCGACCGTCTCGAGGGGCGGCGCGATTTCAACGACCGGTACGCTTCCGGGCTCGCGAGGGCTCCGCGCCCGCTCGAGGACCTGCTCCGCGACGGAGGCGCGCTCGCCTATCGACGGGCGATCGCGATCGGTCGTTACGACACTGAGCACGAGGTGATCCTCTACGGTCGTTCCCTCGACGGCCAGGCAGGCAACCATGTGCTGACTCCGCTCGTGCTCGCCGACGGCCGAGCCGTCGTCGTCGATCGTGGATGGGTGCCGTTCGAGATGGACGAACCGCCCGTCGCCGGCGCCGCTCCGCCCGGCGAGACGGATGTCGAGGTCGAAGGGACGCTGTTCGCTCCGCAGCCCGGCGGAGCAGGAGAGATCCAGGCCGGCATGGATCGGGTGACCACGATGCGGTCGGTCGACGTCGACGCGATCGCCCGCGACGTGTCGTACGACCTGGTGCCCTGGTTCCTGCAGTTGCGATCGCAGACCCCGGGCGGCGGTGATCTCCCCGTGCCTGCGCCGCTCCCGGAGCTCGACGACGGTCCGCACCTGAGCTACGCGTTCCAGTGGTTCGCGTTCGCGACGATCGCGGCCGTCGGCTACGTGATCCTGGTGCGGCACGAGGTTGCAGACCGAAGCGCCACAGCCTCAGGGTCCGGCGTCGGGCCCGGCTGA
- a CDS encoding SDR family NAD(P)-dependent oxidoreductase, protein MQAEVGGRVALVTGAGSPTGIGFACATVLAREGAAVAVTSTTDRIEVRAGELHEMGAEAAGFVADLTDREQARAMIDAVLELFGRIDIVVNNAGMVNVGMQGQATGAFSEMDDASWDLDLTLNLQTAYNVTRPVVPGMVERGRGRIVMVSSATGPVAAIAGSVGYGAAKAGMDGLMRGLALELGPSGITVNSIAPGWIATGSQTPDEAVAGRHTPLGRSGRPDEVAEVVAFLASERASYLTGQSIVVDGGNTIQEMKGP, encoded by the coding sequence GTGCAGGCCGAAGTGGGCGGACGGGTCGCGCTGGTCACCGGGGCGGGAAGCCCGACCGGGATCGGATTCGCGTGCGCCACCGTGCTCGCCCGTGAGGGCGCCGCCGTCGCGGTCACCTCGACGACCGATCGGATCGAGGTGCGGGCGGGTGAGCTGCACGAGATGGGCGCCGAGGCCGCAGGCTTCGTGGCCGACCTCACCGACCGTGAGCAGGCTCGAGCGATGATCGATGCGGTGCTCGAGCTGTTCGGTCGCATCGACATCGTGGTGAACAACGCGGGCATGGTGAACGTCGGCATGCAGGGCCAGGCCACCGGAGCGTTCTCCGAGATGGACGATGCGAGCTGGGACCTCGACCTAACGCTCAACCTGCAGACCGCCTACAACGTCACGCGCCCGGTCGTGCCCGGCATGGTCGAACGAGGGCGGGGCCGCATCGTGATGGTCTCGTCCGCGACCGGCCCGGTCGCCGCGATCGCCGGATCGGTCGGGTACGGAGCGGCGAAGGCAGGCATGGACGGACTGATGCGCGGCCTTGCGCTCGAACTGGGGCCTTCCGGCATCACCGTGAACTCCATCGCTCCGGGCTGGATCGCGACGGGCTCCCAGACGCCCGACGAAGCCGTCGCCGGGCGGCACACACCGCTCGGCCGTTCGGGCCGCCCCGACGAGGTGGCCGAAGTCGTTGCGTTCCTCGCGAGCGAACGCGCGAGCTACCTCACCGGTCAGTCGATCGTGGTCGACGGGGGTAACACGATCCAGGAGATGAAGGGCCCGTAG
- a CDS encoding ferritin, translated as MLTPDLETRLNEQMRREFASSYLYLQMAAHFEAGGFPGFSTWMRAQAAEEQEHAMRFFDFILDRGGAVTLGSLEAPPVGSGSPLEVFEASLAHERMITASIDGLYDGADRATAAFLDWFATEQVEEEATVSQIVESLRLAGESGPALLILDRELGGRSAGPDAGP; from the coding sequence GTGCTGACACCCGATCTCGAAACCCGGCTGAACGAGCAGATGCGGAGGGAGTTCGCGTCGTCCTACCTGTACCTGCAGATGGCCGCGCACTTCGAGGCTGGCGGCTTCCCCGGCTTCTCGACGTGGATGCGCGCCCAGGCTGCCGAGGAGCAGGAGCACGCGATGAGGTTCTTCGACTTCATCCTCGACCGTGGCGGGGCGGTGACGCTCGGGTCCCTCGAGGCCCCGCCCGTCGGATCCGGATCGCCCCTGGAGGTGTTCGAGGCGTCGCTCGCGCACGAGCGCATGATCACGGCATCGATCGACGGACTCTACGACGGTGCAGATCGAGCCACGGCCGCCTTCCTCGATTGGTTCGCGACCGAGCAGGTGGAAGAAGAGGCCACGGTCTCCCAGATCGTCGAGTCGCTGAGGCTCGCGGGTGAGAGCGGTCCGGCACTCTTGATCCTGGATCGCGAGCTCGGCGGTCGCTCAGCCGGGCCCGACGCCGGACCCTGA
- the lipA gene encoding lipoyl synthase, whose protein sequence is MQQRDHNPRDRRLHLPIVSVSNGEAPAGVNTRGERKPAWLKVRLRSGPNASELRTIMRGLDLHTVCEEAMCPNIHECWEDREATFLILGDRCTRRCGFCDVMTARPAEVDADEPTRIAEAVARMGLRFVVLTGVARDDLPDGGAAIWAETVLRVKEAMPDAGVEVLPSDFKGGERDITTVLDAGPDVFAHNLETVRRLHDRIRPAFGYDRSLEVLRIAKRVRPGQVTKSNLILGMGERPDEVAEAMHDLVGAGCDILTMGQYLQPTPHHLPVDRWVHPDEFVSHARKGEAMGIAHVEAGPLVRSSYHAGAQYRRALERGLVTTGG, encoded by the coding sequence ATGCAGCAGCGCGATCACAACCCTCGCGACCGCAGGTTGCACCTGCCGATCGTGTCGGTGTCGAACGGTGAGGCCCCGGCCGGCGTGAACACCCGCGGCGAGCGCAAGCCGGCCTGGCTCAAGGTGCGCCTCCGGAGCGGTCCCAACGCCTCGGAGCTGCGGACGATCATGCGGGGGCTCGACCTGCACACCGTCTGCGAGGAAGCGATGTGCCCGAACATCCATGAGTGCTGGGAGGACCGCGAGGCCACGTTCCTGATCCTCGGCGATCGGTGCACGCGTCGATGCGGGTTCTGCGACGTGATGACGGCCAGGCCTGCGGAGGTCGACGCGGACGAGCCCACACGCATCGCGGAGGCCGTCGCGCGGATGGGTCTGCGCTTCGTCGTGCTCACCGGCGTCGCCCGGGACGACCTCCCCGACGGGGGTGCCGCGATCTGGGCGGAGACGGTGCTTCGGGTCAAGGAGGCGATGCCCGACGCCGGTGTCGAAGTGCTGCCGAGCGATTTCAAGGGCGGGGAACGCGACATCACCACGGTGCTCGATGCGGGGCCCGACGTGTTCGCGCACAACCTCGAGACCGTGCGTCGCTTGCACGATCGCATCCGTCCCGCGTTCGGCTACGACCGATCGCTCGAGGTGCTCCGCATCGCGAAGCGGGTGCGACCCGGCCAGGTCACGAAGTCGAACCTGATCCTTGGCATGGGTGAGCGGCCCGACGAAGTGGCCGAGGCGATGCACGACCTCGTGGGCGCCGGATGCGACATCCTCACGATGGGCCAGTACCTGCAGCCCACCCCGCACCATCTGCCGGTCGACCGATGGGTGCACCCCGACGAGTTCGTGTCGCACGCACGGAAGGGTGAGGCCATGGGCATCGCCCACGTGGAGGCGGGTCCACTCGTGCGCTCGAGCTACCACGCCGGGGCTCAGTACCGGCGAGCGCTCGAGCGCGGGCTCGTGACCACCGGAGGCTGA
- a CDS encoding C4-type zinc ribbon domain-containing protein, whose translation MTTPRLLALQDADTAIDRLRARRRTLEQGTELAAVRVTADAAEARLGELRLRLDELGRDQMRFEHEIDSMTQKEQAEQTRMYDGSIVNAKELEALQHEIASIRKRRSDREDELLALMELREQLEADAAVAEREMTTRRTEAEEAAGAAEEEFARVDADLAARGAEREAIAPEIEPDVLELYEDLRRLKKGIGAAALVDGVCQACHEQLSAVELDRVKRAEGIRRCEHCRRILVV comes from the coding sequence ATGACGACCCCCCGCCTGCTCGCTCTCCAGGACGCCGACACCGCGATCGACCGGTTGCGCGCGCGTCGCCGGACGCTCGAGCAGGGTACCGAGCTCGCCGCGGTGCGTGTGACGGCCGATGCCGCGGAGGCCCGGCTCGGGGAGCTCCGCCTGCGACTCGATGAGCTCGGGCGCGACCAGATGCGCTTCGAACACGAGATCGACTCGATGACGCAGAAGGAGCAGGCCGAGCAGACGCGTATGTACGACGGGTCGATCGTGAACGCCAAGGAGCTCGAGGCGCTGCAGCACGAGATCGCGAGCATCCGCAAGCGCCGATCCGATCGCGAGGACGAGCTGCTAGCCCTGATGGAGCTCCGCGAACAGCTCGAGGCCGACGCGGCGGTCGCCGAGCGCGAGATGACCACGCGACGGACCGAGGCGGAGGAGGCCGCCGGCGCGGCCGAGGAGGAGTTCGCTCGCGTCGATGCCGATCTCGCCGCGCGCGGCGCGGAGCGCGAGGCGATCGCTCCCGAGATCGAGCCCGACGTGCTCGAGCTCTACGAGGACCTGCGGCGGCTGAAGAAAGGCATCGGGGCGGCGGCGCTCGTCGATGGAGTGTGCCAGGCCTGCCACGAACAGCTCTCGGCTGTGGAGCTGGACCGAGTGAAGCGCGCCGAGGGCATCAGGAGGTGTGAGCACTGCCGGCGCATCCTGGTCGTGTGA
- a CDS encoding ribonuclease HI family protein, whose product MIVACDGASRGNPGPAGAGAQITDPSGVVLAEVAEGLGEATNNVAEYTAVIRGLERARELGASAVLLRSDSQLLINQLTGRYRVKSPHLQPLHRRVRELAAAFDSIEFEHVRRERNAEADRLANQGVDDWLAAR is encoded by the coding sequence GTGATCGTCGCCTGCGACGGGGCCTCCCGTGGGAACCCTGGCCCGGCGGGCGCAGGTGCGCAGATCACCGACCCGAGCGGGGTCGTGCTGGCAGAGGTGGCCGAAGGTCTCGGCGAGGCCACGAACAACGTCGCCGAGTACACGGCCGTGATCCGGGGTCTGGAACGGGCCCGCGAGCTCGGCGCATCCGCGGTGCTGTTGCGATCGGACTCCCAGCTCCTGATCAACCAGCTCACCGGCCGGTACCGGGTGAAGTCGCCGCACCTCCAGCCCCTGCATCGGCGGGTGCGTGAGCTCGCCGCGGCGTTCGACTCGATCGAGTTCGAGCACGTGCGTCGTGAGCGGAACGCCGAAGCAGATCGACTCGCGAACCAGGGAGTCGACGACTGGCTCGCGGCCCGCTGA
- a CDS encoding AI-2E family transporter, producing the protein MNAGQEPRSGDGSSEPEERRPIPVTIQPPSWRWILTLLGVIFAVWLVAMTATSLLRQLSSLLTWVLVALFASFALEPAVDWLARRGWRRGLATGAILFAIAVVSIVMVGMMIPLVVDQLRALIDAAPDILTNVSGYTERWFNVEISQATIEDQLKNADSNLAGFATNIAGNVFGFASSLVGAIFMLLTVGLFTFYFTADGPRFRRTVLSVLPPARQQHVLWIWEVAIEKTGAYLYSRLLLALVSGVATFIVLSVLEIPFAVPLSLWMGLVSQFIPTVGTYIAMALPLLVTVVESPWKALILLVFFTLYQQLENYVLSPRITAKTMELHAAVAFGCAIAGASIAGLIGALIALPVAAIVQAVVSSALDRHDVIEADLTREIDPEEARQAMDEQRRRARARGEGLVAAVRKRLVDEPDLDADRPDDG; encoded by the coding sequence ATGAACGCTGGTCAGGAGCCGAGGTCCGGCGACGGCTCGTCCGAGCCCGAGGAGCGCCGGCCGATCCCGGTGACGATCCAACCGCCCTCCTGGCGATGGATCCTCACGCTCCTCGGGGTCATCTTCGCGGTGTGGCTGGTCGCGATGACGGCGACGTCGCTGTTGCGCCAGCTCTCCAGCCTGCTCACCTGGGTGCTCGTGGCCCTGTTCGCGTCGTTCGCGCTCGAGCCGGCGGTCGACTGGCTCGCACGGCGGGGCTGGCGTCGGGGCCTGGCGACGGGTGCCATCCTGTTCGCGATCGCGGTCGTCTCGATCGTGATGGTCGGGATGATGATCCCGTTGGTCGTCGACCAACTGCGAGCCTTGATCGACGCGGCGCCGGACATCCTGACGAACGTCAGCGGATACACCGAGCGGTGGTTCAACGTCGAGATCTCGCAGGCCACGATCGAGGATCAACTCAAGAACGCCGACTCCAACCTCGCGGGGTTCGCGACCAACATCGCCGGCAACGTCTTCGGGTTCGCGTCGTCGCTGGTCGGCGCGATCTTCATGCTCCTGACGGTTGGGCTGTTCACGTTCTACTTCACCGCCGACGGGCCGCGCTTCCGCCGCACGGTGCTCTCGGTCCTGCCGCCCGCCCGCCAGCAGCACGTGCTGTGGATCTGGGAGGTCGCGATCGAGAAGACCGGGGCGTACCTGTACTCCCGGCTCTTGCTCGCCCTCGTCTCCGGTGTGGCGACCTTCATCGTGCTGTCGGTCCTCGAGATCCCCTTCGCCGTTCCGCTCTCGCTATGGATGGGGCTCGTCTCCCAGTTCATCCCGACCGTGGGCACCTACATCGCGATGGCCTTGCCGCTCCTCGTCACCGTCGTCGAGAGCCCGTGGAAGGCGTTGATCCTGCTCGTGTTCTTCACCCTGTACCAGCAGCTCGAGAACTACGTGCTCAGCCCGCGCATCACGGCGAAGACGATGGAGCTGCACGCCGCGGTCGCGTTCGGGTGCGCGATCGCCGGAGCCAGCATCGCCGGGTTGATCGGGGCGCTCATCGCGCTGCCCGTCGCCGCGATCGTGCAGGCCGTGGTCTCGAGCGCGCTCGACCGGCACGACGTGATCGAGGCGGACCTCACGCGGGAGATCGACCCCGAAGAAGCGAGGCAGGCGATGGACGAGCAGCGGCGCCGTGCGAGGGCGCGAGGGGAAGGGCTGGTGGCGGCGGTCCGCAAGCGCCTCGTCGACGAGCCCGACCTCGACGCCGACCGGCCCGACGACGGTTAG
- a CDS encoding Flp family type IVb pilin, which produces MILRLYSQAQVWRAAIRDRVLEDRGATAVEYALMLALIAMVVVAAVAFLGQATNSSFESVEFPP; this is translated from the coding sequence ATGATCCTGCGGCTGTATTCGCAAGCCCAGGTCTGGCGAGCGGCGATCCGCGACCGGGTGCTGGAGGACCGGGGCGCGACCGCCGTGGAATACGCGTTGATGCTGGCATTGATCGCGATGGTGGTCGTGGCGGCAGTGGCGTTCCTGGGACAGGCGACGAACTCGTCGTTCGAGAGCGTCGAGTTTCCTCCGTAG